A part of Caretta caretta isolate rCarCar2 chromosome 1, rCarCar1.hap1, whole genome shotgun sequence genomic DNA contains:
- the FILIP1L gene encoding filamin A-interacting protein 1-like isoform X3, protein MHIRLKKLIDQETAYQAKKEKENNKKITKLKEELTKLKSFALMVVDEQQRLTEQLNQQSQKIQELITTTEQVHEKLTIAEAKAEEEKQKAIRLEAELQAQTNKISQEQETMMAKLTNEDSQNRQLRIKLTALTRQIDELEETNKSLRKAEEELQDIREKINKGECGNSTLMSEVEELRKRVLEMEGKDEELIKMEDQCRELNKKLEKEAEQNKNFKAEVDKLNKRIMELEKLEDAFNKSKQECYALKCNLEKEKMLTKQLSQELEGLKARIGELEAIEIKLEKTEFTLKEDLSKLKTLTVMLVDERKTMSEKIKQTEEKLQSATSHLQVEQKKVMSVTEKLIEESKKALKSKSDAEEKMSSVTKERDELKNKLKAEEEKGNDLFSKVNILRKRLQSLEAIEKEFLKNKFKETTKSSTSLQQENNKIKELAQEVERLKNKLKEMKAIEDDLMKTEDEFESLERRYINERDKAKFLSEELETVKMELARYKLVEKAESNQEQWLFKKLKEEEAKSGHLSREVDALKEKIHEYMETEDVISHLRGDHMVLQKKFTQQENKNRELAREIDSLTKELERYRRFSKSLRPSLNGKRISDLQVFSKEVQTDPADNEPPDYKSLVPLERAVINGQLYEESDNEDENNDEEQTVSFKCNSSIANAVNKKLWIPWMKSKESQPQNGKIHNKQNGNCAQPRDLVLSHTPGQPLHIKVTPDHGQNTATLEITSPTTDSPHSYTSTAVIPNCGTPKQRITIIQNASLMPLKSKIADGYMSPEQAVPPITLATFARSQTPESCGSITPERTMSPLALTGSSSSPEQMLSPEPLEIGAKHTLFRVSPDRQSSWHFQRSNSTGSSVITTEDNKIHIHLGSPYVQALANSAKPCTPIQDNRTPALTNGIHSKPTSKITSSITITPTATPLPRQSQITVSNVYN, encoded by the coding sequence ATTGAAAAAGCTGATTGACCAAGAAACAGCCTATCAggcaaaaaaagagaaggaaaacaatAAGAAAATAACTAAATTGAAAGAAGAACTGACAAAACTAAAATCATTTGCTTTAATGGTGGTGGATGAACAGCAAAGACTTACAGAACAGTTGAACCAACAAAGTCAAAAAATCCAAGAGCTAATCACTACTACAGAGCAAGTACACGAGAAACTCACCATTGCTGAAGCAAAAGCGGAAGAAGAGAAGCAGAAAGCCATCAGGCTGGAAGCAGAATTGCAAGCGCAAACCAATAAGATTTCCCaagaacaagaaacaatgatGGCCAAACTAACCAATGAAGACAGCCAGAATCGCCAGCTCCGGATAAAATTAACAGCACTCACTCGACAAATTGATGAATTAGAGGAGACTAATAAGTCTTTACGAAAAGCAGAGGAAGAACTGCAAGACataagggaaaaaataaataaaggagaaTGTGGAAATTCCACCCTTATGTCTGAAGTAGAAGAATTACGAAAACGTGTCCTGGAAATGGAAGGTAAAGATGAAGAGCTCATAAAAATGGAAGATCAGTGTAGAGAGCTtaataaaaaattagaaaaagaagCAGAACAAAACAAGAACTTTAAAGCAGAAGTTGACAAACTCAACAAAAGAATTATGGAGCTGGAGAAATTAGAAGATGCTTTCAACAAGAGCAAACAAGAATGTTACGCTCTGAAATGCAatctagaaaaagaaaaaatgttaacaAAGCAATTATCTCAGGAGCTGGAAGGCTTAAAAGCTAGAATTGGAGAACTTGAAGCCATTGAAATCAAGTTAGAAAAAACAGAATTCACACTCAAGGAAGATTTAAGTAAACTGAAAACATTAACGGTCATGCTTGTGGATGAAAGAAAAACAATGAgtgaaaaaataaagcaaacagaaGAAAAGTTACAATCTGCAACTTCCCACCTTCAAGTGGAGCAAAAGAAAGTGATGTCAGTTACAGAAAAACTAATTGAGGAAAGTAAAAAGGCACTGAAATCAAAATCTGATGCAGAGGAAAAAATGTCCAGTGTAACAAAGGAAagagatgaactgaaaaacaaactaaaagcagaggaagagaaaggaaatgatCTCTTTTCCAAGGTAAATATTCTAAGGAAAAGGCTTCAGTCACTAGAAGCCATTGAAAAAgagtttcttaaaaataaattcaaagaGACAACTAAATCAAGCACATCCTTACAGCAAGAGAACAACAAGATTAAAGAACTTGCCCAAGAAGTCGAGAGGTTGAAAAATAAGCTGAAAGAAATGAAGGCCATAGAGGATGATCTCATGAAAACTGAAGATGAATTTGAATCTCTAGAGCGAAGATACATCAATGAACGAGACAAAGCTAAATTTCTATCAGAAGAACTGGAGACTGTGAAAATGGAACTGGCCAGGTATAAGTTAGTAGAGAAGGCAGAGTCTAACCAAGAACAGTGGCTTTTCAAAAAACTTAAAGAAGAAGAAGCGAAGTCAGGGCACCTGTCTAGAGAGGTAGATGCATTGAAAGAGAAAATTCATGAGTACATGGAAACAGAAGACGTAATAAGTCATCTACGGGGTGATCATATGGTCCTACAGAAGAAATTCACCcagcaagaaaacaaaaacagggaGTTGGCAAGAGAAATTGATAGCCTTACCAAAGAATTAGAGAGATACAGACGCTTCAGTAAGAGCCTGAGACCGAGTCTTAATGGAAAGAGAATTTCTGACTTGCAGGTTTTCTCTAAAGAAGTCCAGACAGATCCAGCAGACAATGAACCACCTGATTACAAGAGCCTTGTTCCTTTAGAACGAGCAGTCATAAATGGGCAATTGTATGAAGAGAGTGATAATGAAGATGAAAACAATGATGAGGAGCAAACAGTGTCTTTCAAATGCAATTCATCCATTGCAAATGCAGTAAACAAAAAGTTATGGATCCCATGGATGAAGTCCAAAGAAAGCCAGCCTCAAAATGGAAAAATTCATAACAAACAGAATGGAAATTGTGCACAGCCACGAGACTTAGTTCTAAGTCACACACCTGGTCAACCTCTTCATATAAAGGTTACACCAGACCATGGACAAAACACAGCTACCCTTGAAATAACAAGCCCTACCACAGACAGTCCTCACTCTTACACTAGTACAGCAGTTATACCCAACTGTGGCACACCAAAGCAAAGAATAACAATTATTCAAAATGCCTCATTAATGCCTTTAAAATCAAAAATCGCTGATGGTTACATGAGTCCAGAGCAAGCCGTGCCACCTATTACATTGGCTACTTTTGCAAGATCTCAAACTCCTGAATCATGTGGCTCAATAACTCCAGAAAGAACAATGTCTCCGTTGGCTCTGACAGGTTCTTCCAGTTCTCCAGAACAAATGCTTTCTCCAGAGCCTTTGGAAATTGGTGCCAAGCATACTCTTTTTAGAGTATCCCCAGACAGGCAATCGTCATGGCACTTTCAAAGATCTAACAGCACTGGTTCAAGTGTAATAACTACTGAGGATAATAAAATCCATATTCATTTAGGAAGTCCTTATGTTCAGGCTCTTGCTAATTCAGCAAAACCTTGTACTCCAATTCAGGATAACAGAACTCCAGCACTAACTAATGGAATACACAGTAAGCCTACTAGTAAAATCACAAGCAGTATCACAATCACACCAACAGCCACTCCTCTCCCACGGCAATCACAAATTACAGTAAGTAATGTCTATAACTGA
- the FILIP1L gene encoding filamin A-interacting protein 1-like isoform X4 yields MVVDEQQRLTEQLNQQSQKIQELITTTEQVHEKLTIAEAKAEEEKQKAIRLEAELQAQTNKISQEQETMMAKLTNEDSQNRQLRIKLTALTRQIDELEETNKSLRKAEEELQDIREKINKGECGNSTLMSEVEELRKRVLEMEGKDEELIKMEDQCRELNKKLEKEAEQNKNFKAEVDKLNKRIMELEKLEDAFNKSKQECYALKCNLEKEKMLTKQLSQELEGLKARIGELEAIEIKLEKTEFTLKEDLSKLKTLTVMLVDERKTMSEKIKQTEEKLQSATSHLQVEQKKVMSVTEKLIEESKKALKSKSDAEEKMSSVTKERDELKNKLKAEEEKGNDLFSKVNILRKRLQSLEAIEKEFLKNKFKETTKSSTSLQQENNKIKELAQEVERLKNKLKEMKAIEDDLMKTEDEFESLERRYINERDKAKFLSEELETVKMELARYKLVEKAESNQEQWLFKKLKEEEAKSGHLSREVDALKEKIHEYMETEDVISHLRGDHMVLQKKFTQQENKNRELAREIDSLTKELERYRRFSKSLRPSLNGKRISDLQVFSKEVQTDPADNEPPDYKSLVPLERAVINGQLYEESDNEDENNDEEQTVSFKCNSSIANAVNKKLWIPWMKSKESQPQNGKIHNKQNGNCAQPRDLVLSHTPGQPLHIKVTPDHGQNTATLEITSPTTDSPHSYTSTAVIPNCGTPKQRITIIQNASLMPLKSKIADGYMSPEQAVPPITLATFARSQTPESCGSITPERTMSPLALTGSSSSPEQMLSPEPLEIGAKHTLFRVSPDRQSSWHFQRSNSTGSSVITTEDNKIHIHLGSPYVQALANSAKPCTPIQDNRTPALTNGIHSKPTSKITSSITITPTATPLPRQSQITVSNVYN; encoded by the coding sequence ATGGTGGTGGATGAACAGCAAAGACTTACAGAACAGTTGAACCAACAAAGTCAAAAAATCCAAGAGCTAATCACTACTACAGAGCAAGTACACGAGAAACTCACCATTGCTGAAGCAAAAGCGGAAGAAGAGAAGCAGAAAGCCATCAGGCTGGAAGCAGAATTGCAAGCGCAAACCAATAAGATTTCCCaagaacaagaaacaatgatGGCCAAACTAACCAATGAAGACAGCCAGAATCGCCAGCTCCGGATAAAATTAACAGCACTCACTCGACAAATTGATGAATTAGAGGAGACTAATAAGTCTTTACGAAAAGCAGAGGAAGAACTGCAAGACataagggaaaaaataaataaaggagaaTGTGGAAATTCCACCCTTATGTCTGAAGTAGAAGAATTACGAAAACGTGTCCTGGAAATGGAAGGTAAAGATGAAGAGCTCATAAAAATGGAAGATCAGTGTAGAGAGCTtaataaaaaattagaaaaagaagCAGAACAAAACAAGAACTTTAAAGCAGAAGTTGACAAACTCAACAAAAGAATTATGGAGCTGGAGAAATTAGAAGATGCTTTCAACAAGAGCAAACAAGAATGTTACGCTCTGAAATGCAatctagaaaaagaaaaaatgttaacaAAGCAATTATCTCAGGAGCTGGAAGGCTTAAAAGCTAGAATTGGAGAACTTGAAGCCATTGAAATCAAGTTAGAAAAAACAGAATTCACACTCAAGGAAGATTTAAGTAAACTGAAAACATTAACGGTCATGCTTGTGGATGAAAGAAAAACAATGAgtgaaaaaataaagcaaacagaaGAAAAGTTACAATCTGCAACTTCCCACCTTCAAGTGGAGCAAAAGAAAGTGATGTCAGTTACAGAAAAACTAATTGAGGAAAGTAAAAAGGCACTGAAATCAAAATCTGATGCAGAGGAAAAAATGTCCAGTGTAACAAAGGAAagagatgaactgaaaaacaaactaaaagcagaggaagagaaaggaaatgatCTCTTTTCCAAGGTAAATATTCTAAGGAAAAGGCTTCAGTCACTAGAAGCCATTGAAAAAgagtttcttaaaaataaattcaaagaGACAACTAAATCAAGCACATCCTTACAGCAAGAGAACAACAAGATTAAAGAACTTGCCCAAGAAGTCGAGAGGTTGAAAAATAAGCTGAAAGAAATGAAGGCCATAGAGGATGATCTCATGAAAACTGAAGATGAATTTGAATCTCTAGAGCGAAGATACATCAATGAACGAGACAAAGCTAAATTTCTATCAGAAGAACTGGAGACTGTGAAAATGGAACTGGCCAGGTATAAGTTAGTAGAGAAGGCAGAGTCTAACCAAGAACAGTGGCTTTTCAAAAAACTTAAAGAAGAAGAAGCGAAGTCAGGGCACCTGTCTAGAGAGGTAGATGCATTGAAAGAGAAAATTCATGAGTACATGGAAACAGAAGACGTAATAAGTCATCTACGGGGTGATCATATGGTCCTACAGAAGAAATTCACCcagcaagaaaacaaaaacagggaGTTGGCAAGAGAAATTGATAGCCTTACCAAAGAATTAGAGAGATACAGACGCTTCAGTAAGAGCCTGAGACCGAGTCTTAATGGAAAGAGAATTTCTGACTTGCAGGTTTTCTCTAAAGAAGTCCAGACAGATCCAGCAGACAATGAACCACCTGATTACAAGAGCCTTGTTCCTTTAGAACGAGCAGTCATAAATGGGCAATTGTATGAAGAGAGTGATAATGAAGATGAAAACAATGATGAGGAGCAAACAGTGTCTTTCAAATGCAATTCATCCATTGCAAATGCAGTAAACAAAAAGTTATGGATCCCATGGATGAAGTCCAAAGAAAGCCAGCCTCAAAATGGAAAAATTCATAACAAACAGAATGGAAATTGTGCACAGCCACGAGACTTAGTTCTAAGTCACACACCTGGTCAACCTCTTCATATAAAGGTTACACCAGACCATGGACAAAACACAGCTACCCTTGAAATAACAAGCCCTACCACAGACAGTCCTCACTCTTACACTAGTACAGCAGTTATACCCAACTGTGGCACACCAAAGCAAAGAATAACAATTATTCAAAATGCCTCATTAATGCCTTTAAAATCAAAAATCGCTGATGGTTACATGAGTCCAGAGCAAGCCGTGCCACCTATTACATTGGCTACTTTTGCAAGATCTCAAACTCCTGAATCATGTGGCTCAATAACTCCAGAAAGAACAATGTCTCCGTTGGCTCTGACAGGTTCTTCCAGTTCTCCAGAACAAATGCTTTCTCCAGAGCCTTTGGAAATTGGTGCCAAGCATACTCTTTTTAGAGTATCCCCAGACAGGCAATCGTCATGGCACTTTCAAAGATCTAACAGCACTGGTTCAAGTGTAATAACTACTGAGGATAATAAAATCCATATTCATTTAGGAAGTCCTTATGTTCAGGCTCTTGCTAATTCAGCAAAACCTTGTACTCCAATTCAGGATAACAGAACTCCAGCACTAACTAATGGAATACACAGTAAGCCTACTAGTAAAATCACAAGCAGTATCACAATCACACCAACAGCCACTCCTCTCCCACGGCAATCACAAATTACAGTAAGTAATGTCTATAACTGA
- the FILIP1L gene encoding filamin A-interacting protein 1-like isoform X2 codes for MGELDKLVEKQKETHKRMLEQLLMSEKSHRQTLYELEDEKRKHTEYMEKSDEFTSLLEQERERLKKLIDQETAYQAKKEKENNKKITKLKEELTKLKSFALMVVDEQQRLTEQLNQQSQKIQELITTTEQVHEKLTIAEAKAEEEKQKAIRLEAELQAQTNKISQEQETMMAKLTNEDSQNRQLRIKLTALTRQIDELEETNKSLRKAEEELQDIREKINKGECGNSTLMSEVEELRKRVLEMEGKDEELIKMEDQCRELNKKLEKEAEQNKNFKAEVDKLNKRIMELEKLEDAFNKSKQECYALKCNLEKEKMLTKQLSQELEGLKARIGELEAIEIKLEKTEFTLKEDLSKLKTLTVMLVDERKTMSEKIKQTEEKLQSATSHLQVEQKKVMSVTEKLIEESKKALKSKSDAEEKMSSVTKERDELKNKLKAEEEKGNDLFSKVNILRKRLQSLEAIEKEFLKNKFKETTKSSTSLQQENNKIKELAQEVERLKNKLKEMKAIEDDLMKTEDEFESLERRYINERDKAKFLSEELETVKMELARYKLVEKAESNQEQWLFKKLKEEEAKSGHLSREVDALKEKIHEYMETEDVISHLRGDHMVLQKKFTQQENKNRELAREIDSLTKELERYRRFSKSLRPSLNGKRISDLQVFSKEVQTDPADNEPPDYKSLVPLERAVINGQLYEESDNEDENNDEEQTVSFKCNSSIANAVNKKLWIPWMKSKESQPQNGKIHNKQNGNCAQPRDLVLSHTPGQPLHIKVTPDHGQNTATLEITSPTTDSPHSYTSTAVIPNCGTPKQRITIIQNASLMPLKSKIADGYMSPEQAVPPITLATFARSQTPESCGSITPERTMSPLALTGSSSSPEQMLSPEPLEIGAKHTLFRVSPDRQSSWHFQRSNSTGSSVITTEDNKIHIHLGSPYVQALANSAKPCTPIQDNRTPALTNGIHSKPTSKITSSITITPTATPLPRQSQITVSNVYN; via the coding sequence ATTGAAAAAGCTGATTGACCAAGAAACAGCCTATCAggcaaaaaaagagaaggaaaacaatAAGAAAATAACTAAATTGAAAGAAGAACTGACAAAACTAAAATCATTTGCTTTAATGGTGGTGGATGAACAGCAAAGACTTACAGAACAGTTGAACCAACAAAGTCAAAAAATCCAAGAGCTAATCACTACTACAGAGCAAGTACACGAGAAACTCACCATTGCTGAAGCAAAAGCGGAAGAAGAGAAGCAGAAAGCCATCAGGCTGGAAGCAGAATTGCAAGCGCAAACCAATAAGATTTCCCaagaacaagaaacaatgatGGCCAAACTAACCAATGAAGACAGCCAGAATCGCCAGCTCCGGATAAAATTAACAGCACTCACTCGACAAATTGATGAATTAGAGGAGACTAATAAGTCTTTACGAAAAGCAGAGGAAGAACTGCAAGACataagggaaaaaataaataaaggagaaTGTGGAAATTCCACCCTTATGTCTGAAGTAGAAGAATTACGAAAACGTGTCCTGGAAATGGAAGGTAAAGATGAAGAGCTCATAAAAATGGAAGATCAGTGTAGAGAGCTtaataaaaaattagaaaaagaagCAGAACAAAACAAGAACTTTAAAGCAGAAGTTGACAAACTCAACAAAAGAATTATGGAGCTGGAGAAATTAGAAGATGCTTTCAACAAGAGCAAACAAGAATGTTACGCTCTGAAATGCAatctagaaaaagaaaaaatgttaacaAAGCAATTATCTCAGGAGCTGGAAGGCTTAAAAGCTAGAATTGGAGAACTTGAAGCCATTGAAATCAAGTTAGAAAAAACAGAATTCACACTCAAGGAAGATTTAAGTAAACTGAAAACATTAACGGTCATGCTTGTGGATGAAAGAAAAACAATGAgtgaaaaaataaagcaaacagaaGAAAAGTTACAATCTGCAACTTCCCACCTTCAAGTGGAGCAAAAGAAAGTGATGTCAGTTACAGAAAAACTAATTGAGGAAAGTAAAAAGGCACTGAAATCAAAATCTGATGCAGAGGAAAAAATGTCCAGTGTAACAAAGGAAagagatgaactgaaaaacaaactaaaagcagaggaagagaaaggaaatgatCTCTTTTCCAAGGTAAATATTCTAAGGAAAAGGCTTCAGTCACTAGAAGCCATTGAAAAAgagtttcttaaaaataaattcaaagaGACAACTAAATCAAGCACATCCTTACAGCAAGAGAACAACAAGATTAAAGAACTTGCCCAAGAAGTCGAGAGGTTGAAAAATAAGCTGAAAGAAATGAAGGCCATAGAGGATGATCTCATGAAAACTGAAGATGAATTTGAATCTCTAGAGCGAAGATACATCAATGAACGAGACAAAGCTAAATTTCTATCAGAAGAACTGGAGACTGTGAAAATGGAACTGGCCAGGTATAAGTTAGTAGAGAAGGCAGAGTCTAACCAAGAACAGTGGCTTTTCAAAAAACTTAAAGAAGAAGAAGCGAAGTCAGGGCACCTGTCTAGAGAGGTAGATGCATTGAAAGAGAAAATTCATGAGTACATGGAAACAGAAGACGTAATAAGTCATCTACGGGGTGATCATATGGTCCTACAGAAGAAATTCACCcagcaagaaaacaaaaacagggaGTTGGCAAGAGAAATTGATAGCCTTACCAAAGAATTAGAGAGATACAGACGCTTCAGTAAGAGCCTGAGACCGAGTCTTAATGGAAAGAGAATTTCTGACTTGCAGGTTTTCTCTAAAGAAGTCCAGACAGATCCAGCAGACAATGAACCACCTGATTACAAGAGCCTTGTTCCTTTAGAACGAGCAGTCATAAATGGGCAATTGTATGAAGAGAGTGATAATGAAGATGAAAACAATGATGAGGAGCAAACAGTGTCTTTCAAATGCAATTCATCCATTGCAAATGCAGTAAACAAAAAGTTATGGATCCCATGGATGAAGTCCAAAGAAAGCCAGCCTCAAAATGGAAAAATTCATAACAAACAGAATGGAAATTGTGCACAGCCACGAGACTTAGTTCTAAGTCACACACCTGGTCAACCTCTTCATATAAAGGTTACACCAGACCATGGACAAAACACAGCTACCCTTGAAATAACAAGCCCTACCACAGACAGTCCTCACTCTTACACTAGTACAGCAGTTATACCCAACTGTGGCACACCAAAGCAAAGAATAACAATTATTCAAAATGCCTCATTAATGCCTTTAAAATCAAAAATCGCTGATGGTTACATGAGTCCAGAGCAAGCCGTGCCACCTATTACATTGGCTACTTTTGCAAGATCTCAAACTCCTGAATCATGTGGCTCAATAACTCCAGAAAGAACAATGTCTCCGTTGGCTCTGACAGGTTCTTCCAGTTCTCCAGAACAAATGCTTTCTCCAGAGCCTTTGGAAATTGGTGCCAAGCATACTCTTTTTAGAGTATCCCCAGACAGGCAATCGTCATGGCACTTTCAAAGATCTAACAGCACTGGTTCAAGTGTAATAACTACTGAGGATAATAAAATCCATATTCATTTAGGAAGTCCTTATGTTCAGGCTCTTGCTAATTCAGCAAAACCTTGTACTCCAATTCAGGATAACAGAACTCCAGCACTAACTAATGGAATACACAGTAAGCCTACTAGTAAAATCACAAGCAGTATCACAATCACACCAACAGCCACTCCTCTCCCACGGCAATCACAAATTACAGTAAGTAATGTCTATAACTGA